One genomic window of Sphingomonas ginsengisoli An et al. 2013 includes the following:
- a CDS encoding GGDEF domain-containing protein codes for MIEADPIEHRVSDSTYLELIDSLLANLVPTSIMSFLFVLVASAATNPHSDHYLTGFALAGAVASVARILVLALQRIRLKSRPWTLESAAKFEKLFGSTYIAFAALLGLFAARAMLICDLAMQVLLAALVVGYAAGVAAGVSLRPRISLLALLVAVIPFASASAMIADPSHLTLSLILVALLIGGIGSIRARYRWTTDNIGMRDLLSSLARHDPLTGLANRLGLAEAYSRVETASDSRTFAMHYLDLDRFKPVNDQYGHLVGDRLLQLVARRLSDIAGGSGIACRLGGDEFALLQTAITHPGEVELVRRRITRTLERPYEIDGVSIVIGVSIGSVLGDGGSCRLEELLERADAGSYAVKRGRQTFAAAGPAMQAAL; via the coding sequence ATGATCGAGGCGGACCCCATTGAGCATCGAGTTTCGGACAGCACATATCTCGAGCTTATCGATAGCTTGCTTGCGAATCTCGTCCCCACAAGCATTATGAGCTTTTTATTTGTTTTGGTCGCAAGCGCCGCGACAAATCCGCACTCGGACCACTATTTGACGGGGTTCGCGCTCGCGGGCGCGGTGGCGTCAGTCGCGCGAATACTAGTTCTAGCCTTGCAACGCATCCGACTGAAGAGTCGCCCATGGACATTGGAGAGCGCCGCAAAATTCGAAAAACTTTTCGGAAGTACGTATATCGCCTTCGCCGCTTTGCTTGGGTTATTTGCGGCTCGGGCGATGCTAATTTGCGATCTCGCGATGCAAGTCCTGCTTGCAGCTTTGGTGGTAGGCTATGCCGCCGGAGTGGCGGCAGGTGTTTCACTCCGCCCCCGCATCAGCCTGTTGGCACTCTTGGTCGCGGTGATCCCGTTTGCCTCAGCGTCCGCTATGATCGCAGATCCATCTCACCTGACCCTAAGCCTAATTCTCGTTGCACTTCTGATCGGCGGGATTGGTAGTATTCGCGCTCGGTATCGCTGGACAACCGACAACATCGGCATGCGAGATTTGCTCAGCTCGTTGGCCCGTCACGATCCTCTCACCGGCCTGGCTAATCGACTGGGGTTGGCTGAAGCTTATAGTCGGGTTGAGACCGCTTCGGATTCCCGGACTTTCGCAATGCATTATCTTGACCTTGATCGTTTCAAGCCCGTCAATGATCAATATGGTCATCTGGTTGGAGACCGCCTTCTGCAGTTGGTTGCGCGGCGCTTGTCGGACATAGCAGGGGGTTCGGGCATCGCCTGCAGGCTCGGCGGCGATGAATTTGCTCTGCTGCAGACCGCCATCACGCATCCAGGCGAGGTCGAGCTTGTGCGGCGACGCATAACGAGGACGCTTGAACGGCCGTACGAGATCGACGGTGTCTCGATCGTTATCGGCGTGAGTATCGGAAGCGTTCTAGGTGATGGGGGCTCCTGCCGGCTTGAGGAGCTTCTGGAGCGAGCCGATGCAGGTTCTTACGCCGTAAAGAGAGGTCGTCAGACGTTCGCAGCCGCTGGGCCAGCGATGCAAGCTGCCCTCTAG